From the genome of Hymenobacter cellulosilyticus, one region includes:
- a CDS encoding DUF952 domain-containing protein has product MSNSPSTLPPAFIYRLAEAADWEQAQQTGFFASADLAAEGFIHASDQEQVLATAARYYAGRQDIVLLQIDENQLRAAGVRVEREWVAARGEAFAHVFGRIPRAVITRAWELMPTVSGNFELPAALS; this is encoded by the coding sequence ATGAGCAATTCGCCTTCCACTCTTCCGCCAGCTTTTATCTACCGCCTGGCCGAAGCTGCCGACTGGGAGCAGGCCCAGCAAACCGGCTTTTTCGCCAGCGCCGACTTAGCCGCGGAAGGCTTTATTCACGCGTCCGACCAGGAGCAGGTACTGGCTACGGCCGCACGCTACTACGCCGGGCGTCAGGACATCGTACTGCTGCAGATTGACGAAAACCAGCTGCGGGCGGCCGGAGTGCGGGTAGAGCGGGAGTGGGTGGCAGCCCGGGGCGAAGCCTTTGCCCACGTCTTCGGGCGTATTCCGCGGGCAGTTATTACCCGGGCCTGGGAGTTGATGCCCACGGTAAGCGGCAATTTTGAGCTGCCCGCCGCGTTATCGTAA
- the hppD gene encoding 4-hydroxyphenylpyruvate dioxygenase: protein MQTMTSPEVQAHPTHDFLPLKGTDYVEFYVGNAKQSAYYYQAAFGFELVAYAGPETGLRDRASYVLQQGKIRFVLTTSLLPDSDITRHVAQHGDGVKVMALWVDDARKSWEETTKRGARSAFEPLTIEDEFGSVTLSGIYTYGETVHTFVERTNYTGAFMPGFVAKKGLVPQPTQVGLLHVDHCVGNVGWGEMNTWVKFYEEVMGFKLLLTFDDEDISTEYSALMSKVMSNGNGYVKFPINEPAEGKKKSQIEEYLDFYHSPGVQHIAIATKDIRATVAELRRRGVEFLSVPASYYEDLVERIGSIDEEIDSLKELNLLVDRDEEGYLLQIFTKPVEDRPTVFFEIIQRKGAKSFGKGNFKALFESIEREQALRGNL from the coding sequence ATGCAAACAATGACTTCGCCTGAGGTGCAGGCCCACCCCACCCACGATTTCCTGCCCCTGAAAGGCACTGACTACGTGGAGTTTTACGTTGGCAACGCCAAGCAGAGCGCCTACTACTACCAGGCGGCTTTTGGCTTCGAGCTGGTGGCCTACGCCGGCCCCGAAACCGGCCTGCGCGACCGGGCCAGCTACGTGCTGCAGCAGGGTAAAATCCGCTTTGTGCTCACTACTTCCCTGTTGCCCGATTCCGACATCACCCGCCACGTGGCCCAGCACGGCGACGGGGTGAAGGTAATGGCCCTGTGGGTGGACGACGCCCGCAAGTCGTGGGAGGAAACCACCAAGCGCGGCGCCCGCTCGGCCTTCGAGCCCCTTACCATTGAGGATGAGTTCGGCAGCGTCACGCTCTCGGGCATTTATACCTACGGCGAAACCGTGCACACCTTCGTGGAGCGCACCAACTACACCGGCGCCTTCATGCCGGGCTTCGTGGCCAAGAAAGGCCTCGTGCCCCAGCCCACGCAGGTGGGCCTGCTCCACGTCGACCACTGCGTCGGCAACGTGGGCTGGGGCGAAATGAACACCTGGGTGAAGTTCTACGAGGAAGTAATGGGCTTTAAGCTCCTGCTCACCTTCGACGACGAGGACATCAGCACCGAATACTCGGCTTTGATGAGCAAGGTGATGAGCAACGGCAACGGTTACGTGAAGTTCCCCATCAACGAGCCGGCCGAGGGCAAGAAAAAGTCCCAGATTGAGGAATACCTCGACTTCTACCACTCGCCCGGCGTGCAGCACATTGCCATTGCTACCAAGGACATCCGGGCCACCGTGGCCGAGCTGCGCCGCCGCGGTGTGGAGTTCCTCAGCGTGCCGGCCTCCTACTACGAAGACCTGGTGGAGCGTATCGGCAGCATCGACGAGGAAATTGATTCGCTAAAAGAGCTGAACCTGCTCGTGGACCGCGACGAGGAAGGCTACCTGCTTCAGATTTTCACCAAGCCCGTGGAGGACCGCCCCACGGTGTTCTTCGAAATCATTCAGCGCAAAGGCGCCAAGAGCTTCGGCAAAGGCAACTTCAAAGCCCTGTTTGAAAGCATCGAGCGGGAGCAAGCTTTGCGCGGCAACTTGTAG
- a CDS encoding porin family protein, which produces MRVGAAGESSQLMGLLVRGYVSLYTRPNAEGNNTYFLQPASAAYVVEVPAATARLTLLRELTDCPTLDFSTTAIERRYPYSHAGMTSLIMAYNACREPQRASKVVKSTGMRTSIGLKAGGNVSDFKLDPAVRAGKRSQATGYQAGLFLHVATKSRFSAQVEAVYVALRSRYGATDFYNGYATYTTTRQLDIHYAQLQVPVFFRYTAGYHALRPYLNAGASYGLNLANRSTDRYQNSNQPTPDTQKLLPPGSSTIGLAAGAGMLLYYPALPVLSLELRYDQSLVSLGDQISGQSNPARPCAWTLAWPFRSSTSA; this is translated from the coding sequence ATGCGCGTGGGGGCGGCCGGGGAGTCCTCGCAGCTTATGGGCCTGCTGGTGCGGGGCTACGTCAGCCTGTACACCCGACCCAATGCCGAGGGGAATAATACGTATTTCCTGCAGCCGGCTAGCGCGGCTTACGTTGTGGAGGTGCCCGCTGCCACGGCCCGCCTCACGCTCCTGCGGGAACTAACCGACTGCCCCACTCTGGACTTTTCCACTACTGCCATTGAGCGCCGCTACCCCTACTCTCACGCGGGTATGACGAGCCTGATTATGGCTTATAATGCCTGCCGGGAGCCCCAACGCGCCAGTAAAGTGGTCAAGTCCACGGGTATGCGGACTTCTATTGGCCTTAAAGCCGGGGGCAACGTATCCGACTTCAAATTGGACCCGGCCGTTCGCGCGGGCAAGCGCAGCCAAGCTACGGGTTACCAGGCCGGCCTCTTTTTACACGTTGCCACCAAGAGTCGTTTTTCGGCCCAGGTAGAGGCGGTTTATGTGGCATTGCGCAGCCGTTACGGCGCTACTGATTTCTACAACGGCTACGCGACGTACACCACTACCCGCCAACTGGATATTCACTATGCCCAGCTTCAGGTTCCGGTCTTTTTCCGCTATACGGCCGGTTACCACGCCTTGCGCCCCTACCTGAATGCCGGGGCCAGCTACGGCCTCAACCTGGCTAACCGCTCCACGGATAGGTATCAGAACTCCAACCAGCCTACCCCGGATACCCAGAAGCTCCTTCCGCCCGGTTCCAGCACTATCGGCCTGGCAGCCGGGGCCGGGATGTTGCTCTACTATCCCGCCTTACCGGTGCTGAGCCTGGAACTGCGCTACGACCAGTCGCTCGTCTCGCTCGGGGACCAAATAAGCGGCCAGTCCAATCCAGCCAGACCCTGCGCCTGGACCTTGGCGTGGCCTTTTAGGAGTTCTACTTCAGCATGA
- a CDS encoding ABC1 kinase family protein: MFKNTISNLGRIRQVVEVLVRYGFEDVVTSTALRRLITQKRRLSWQHAERPVFETSRWERVRMVIEELGPTFIKLAQAMSNRPDLLPEALIDEFQKLQSDVPPFDVRVAREIIERELGQPITEVFSEFDEKPLGSASIGQVHRAKLLTGEDVVVKVQRPDVQEKVRTDLSLLHELVRLTAGFLRNHGLSNPQDIVDAFERSMMKELDYTSEARSMEQFRKLYEAYETFYIPKPYRELSTAKILVIEFVSGCKITDKAQLLEWGLSPEKVAETGMDIYLTQIFEFGIFHADPHPGNVLVRPDGTIVLIDFGMVGKLSKQQKYAFAGVFIGMARQDARSMALNFRRLALTADIPDMRTFEADLNDLIEDFTMLDVKEMSMSDLADRLQVIIYDYKLQVPGPYS, from the coding sequence ATGTTCAAAAACACGATTTCCAATCTGGGCCGCATCCGGCAGGTAGTCGAGGTACTGGTGCGCTACGGGTTTGAGGATGTGGTGACTTCCACGGCCCTGCGCCGCCTTATTACCCAAAAGCGCCGCCTTTCCTGGCAGCACGCCGAGCGGCCCGTGTTTGAAACCAGCCGTTGGGAGCGGGTCCGGATGGTGATTGAGGAACTGGGGCCCACGTTTATCAAGCTGGCCCAGGCCATGAGCAACCGGCCCGACCTGCTGCCCGAGGCCCTGATTGACGAGTTTCAGAAGCTGCAGAGCGACGTGCCGCCCTTCGACGTGCGCGTGGCCCGGGAGATTATCGAGCGGGAGCTGGGCCAGCCGATTACGGAGGTCTTCAGCGAATTCGACGAAAAGCCCCTGGGCTCGGCCAGCATTGGACAGGTGCACCGGGCCAAGCTGCTCACGGGCGAAGACGTAGTGGTGAAAGTGCAGCGGCCCGACGTGCAGGAGAAAGTGCGCACCGACCTGAGCCTGCTGCACGAGCTGGTGCGCCTGACGGCCGGCTTTCTGCGCAACCATGGCCTGAGCAACCCCCAGGACATCGTGGATGCCTTCGAGCGGAGCATGATGAAGGAGCTGGACTACACCTCCGAGGCCCGCAGCATGGAGCAGTTTCGCAAGCTCTACGAGGCCTACGAAACGTTTTATATCCCGAAGCCCTACCGGGAGCTTTCCACGGCCAAAATCTTGGTCATCGAGTTCGTGTCGGGCTGCAAGATTACCGACAAGGCCCAGCTACTGGAGTGGGGCCTGAGCCCGGAGAAGGTAGCCGAAACGGGCATGGACATCTACCTGACTCAGATTTTCGAGTTCGGTATCTTCCACGCCGATCCGCACCCGGGCAACGTGCTGGTGCGGCCCGACGGCACCATCGTGCTTATCGACTTCGGCATGGTGGGCAAGCTGAGCAAGCAGCAGAAGTACGCGTTTGCCGGGGTCTTTATCGGCATGGCCCGGCAGGATGCGCGCAGCATGGCCCTGAACTTCCGCCGCCTGGCTCTTACGGCCGATATTCCCGACATGCGCACGTTCGAGGCCGACCTCAACGATTTGATTGAGGACTTCACCATGCTCGACGTGAAGGAAATGAGCATGAGCGACCTGGCCGACCGGCTCCAGGTTATCATCTACGACTACAAGCTGCAGGTGCCCGGGCCGTATTCCTGA
- a CDS encoding phasin family protein, which produces MEDLFKKFINAGVGFVSLTSDRVQTTIDALVKESKLSEEEGKKIMDDLKKNSETKRKELEQQFSSIASKLMKSVGVASNADVEELKRSVKAPAKSSGATAAAASKGGAKTAAKPASSTTTKAAGATKKAADNVSSAAGTAQKSGAAKAGAAKSSGSKSGGAKKDTPAAPAGGTDTSAA; this is translated from the coding sequence ATGGAAGATTTGTTTAAGAAATTCATCAATGCCGGCGTTGGTTTCGTGTCGCTGACCAGTGACCGGGTGCAAACCACCATCGACGCGCTGGTAAAGGAAAGCAAGCTGTCGGAGGAGGAAGGGAAGAAGATTATGGACGACCTGAAGAAGAACTCCGAAACCAAGCGCAAGGAGCTCGAGCAGCAGTTCAGCAGCATTGCCAGCAAGCTGATGAAAAGCGTAGGCGTCGCTTCTAATGCCGACGTGGAAGAGCTGAAGCGCAGCGTGAAAGCACCGGCCAAATCGTCGGGCGCTACGGCTGCTGCGGCCAGCAAGGGCGGCGCCAAAACGGCCGCTAAGCCTGCTTCGAGCACCACGACCAAAGCGGCCGGCGCTACCAAAAAGGCCGCTGATAACGTGAGCAGCGCTGCTGGCACGGCCCAGAAGTCTGGTGCTGCTAAAGCAGGTGCCGCCAAGTCGTCGGGCAGCAAGTCGGGTGGGGCCAAGAAGGACACACCAGCCGCTCCGGCCGGCGGCACCGACACGTCGGCCGCGTAG
- a CDS encoding alpha/beta hydrolase fold domain-containing protein — MLLKQFLTAATAPLARRQPSIAAMRLSLEIGSLFQFLPWGVHFDCFSLEGMDAEWIKPEKADPRRVLLYLHGGGYVLGSLNTHRGVVGALAQRCEMHALTINYRKAPDFPFPAALDDALLAYRWLLKQGYPAQNIIVAGDSAGGGLALALLLALRDQKEPLPAAAIGLSPWTDLELPTGTIRRVADEELQLLEALAIRGWGGLYATDVPLTAPLVSPVQADLHDLPPLLLQTSDAEVLYDDVLQFAAKARCAGVPVTLQAFAGLVHWWHLFWRFLPEARTALDQAAAFTKGIWAAQAAAAQVVKTMRHSARKPGPELRPGPGFKLGLGFRSWLTPKQEGNP; from the coding sequence TTGCTTCTCAAACAATTCCTGACGGCGGCCACTGCGCCGCTGGCCCGGCGCCAGCCCAGCATTGCGGCCATGCGCCTGAGCCTGGAAATCGGCAGCCTGTTCCAGTTCCTGCCCTGGGGCGTCCACTTCGACTGCTTTTCCCTGGAAGGCATGGACGCTGAGTGGATCAAGCCCGAAAAGGCCGATCCGCGCCGTGTGTTGCTGTACCTGCACGGCGGCGGCTACGTGCTGGGCTCCCTCAACACGCACCGGGGCGTGGTAGGTGCCTTGGCCCAGCGCTGCGAAATGCATGCCTTGACCATCAACTACCGCAAAGCACCCGACTTTCCCTTTCCCGCCGCCCTCGACGACGCCCTGCTGGCTTACCGCTGGCTGCTAAAGCAGGGTTACCCGGCCCAAAACATCATCGTGGCCGGCGACTCGGCCGGGGGTGGACTGGCTCTGGCCCTGCTGCTGGCCCTGCGCGACCAGAAAGAACCACTGCCTGCGGCTGCCATTGGCCTCTCACCCTGGACGGATCTGGAACTGCCCACGGGCACTATCCGGCGCGTGGCTGATGAGGAATTGCAGCTGCTCGAAGCCCTGGCCATTCGGGGTTGGGGTGGCCTCTACGCTACCGACGTGCCGCTAACCGCGCCGTTGGTGTCGCCGGTGCAGGCCGACTTACACGATTTGCCCCCGCTGCTGCTCCAAACCTCGGATGCGGAGGTCCTCTACGACGACGTGCTTCAGTTTGCGGCCAAGGCCCGGTGCGCGGGAGTGCCCGTCACGCTCCAGGCCTTTGCGGGGCTGGTACACTGGTGGCACCTGTTCTGGCGCTTTCTGCCCGAAGCCCGCACCGCCCTCGATCAGGCTGCTGCCTTCACCAAAGGCATCTGGGCCGCCCAGGCCGCCGCGGCGCAGGTAGTGAAAACGATGCGCCACTCTGCCCGCAAACCGGGTCCTGAACTGCGGCCCGGGCCCGGCTTTAAGCTAGGCTTAGGCTTCCGAAGCTGGCTGACCCCAAAACAGGAAGGCAACCCGTAA
- a CDS encoding aspartyl protease family protein, with protein MLLAFGLLAGSVAAQGTVPFRFVKPKATKVKFRFEMERNLMVINARLNGQGPFNFLLDTGVGTSLITDPSLRSALKLRIGRSFRVAGAGNEAPLEASETNNVRVELPGVEAKSMLFLILSEDILNLSGYVGMPIHGILGADVFRSFVVEVRPSETLLVLHDPAQFRKPRGRRWTSVPLDIEGNKPYLTAEVQVTDSLHLPLKLVLDTGAGHALSLETTSSNLLSLPPKRLRSQLGRGLNGFINGYLGRVSGMKLGRYQLNSLLTSFPDSTDVAMRADVPRNGNVGFELLKRFDIIIDYTHNYMLLRPNMLYHEPFEHDMCGMDLVAAGPNFRRYVITRVVPDSPAAKAGLKVDDEILSINLLPASAFSLTQLSRLLHSTDGRKILLIVQRPNGELTTAQVQLKREI; from the coding sequence TTGCTACTGGCTTTCGGGCTGCTGGCTGGGTCCGTTGCCGCCCAGGGTACGGTGCCGTTTCGTTTCGTGAAGCCCAAGGCTACCAAAGTGAAATTTCGCTTTGAAATGGAGCGGAACCTGATGGTCATCAACGCCCGCCTCAATGGGCAGGGACCGTTTAACTTTTTGCTGGACACCGGCGTGGGCACTTCCCTGATTACCGACCCCAGCCTGCGCTCGGCCCTGAAACTGCGTATCGGGCGTAGCTTTCGGGTGGCAGGTGCCGGCAATGAGGCCCCGCTGGAAGCCTCCGAAACCAACAACGTGCGCGTGGAGCTGCCGGGGGTGGAGGCCAAGTCTATGCTGTTTCTGATTTTGTCGGAAGACATTCTCAACCTGTCGGGCTACGTAGGCATGCCCATTCACGGTATTCTGGGCGCCGACGTGTTTCGCAGCTTTGTGGTAGAAGTGCGGCCCTCCGAAACCCTCCTGGTGCTGCACGACCCGGCCCAGTTCCGCAAGCCCCGTGGCCGCCGCTGGACGTCCGTGCCGCTGGATATTGAAGGCAACAAGCCCTACCTCACCGCCGAAGTACAGGTAACCGACTCGCTGCACCTGCCGCTGAAGCTGGTGCTGGACACCGGCGCGGGCCACGCGTTGTCGCTCGAAACGACTTCCAGCAACTTATTGAGCCTGCCGCCCAAGCGGCTCCGCTCCCAGTTGGGCAGGGGCCTCAACGGCTTTATCAATGGCTATCTGGGCCGCGTGTCGGGCATGAAGCTCGGGCGCTATCAGCTCAACTCCCTGCTCACGTCCTTTCCCGACTCGACGGATGTGGCCATGCGCGCCGACGTGCCCCGCAACGGCAACGTCGGCTTTGAGCTGCTCAAACGCTTCGATATCATCATCGACTACACCCATAACTACATGCTGCTGCGGCCGAATATGCTCTACCATGAGCCCTTCGAGCACGATATGTGCGGCATGGATCTGGTGGCGGCCGGCCCCAATTTTCGCCGCTACGTGATAACCCGGGTGGTGCCAGACTCGCCCGCGGCCAAAGCGGGGCTGAAAGTTGATGATGAGATTCTGTCGATCAACTTGCTGCCGGCCAGCGCTTTTTCCCTGACCCAGCTCAGTCGCCTGCTGCACTCGACCGACGGCCGCAAAATCCTGCTGATCGTGCAGCGACCCAACGGCGAGCTGACGACCGCTCAGGTACAGTTGAAGCGCGAAATTTAG
- a CDS encoding enolase C-terminal domain-like protein, producing MRLLAEIRAVAPASQLTLRVDANGAFGPDEALGKLEQLARFELHSIEQPIRAGQWDAMAAVCRASPIPVALDEELIGVMDAGQQEALLDHIRPAYIILKPTLLGGLAASRHWIDLAQARGIAWWLTSALESNVGLNAISQFAARFAPPEFPQGLGTGQLYTNNIAAPLTIQRGHLYYEPGGFWGSLE from the coding sequence TTGCGGCTGCTGGCCGAAATCCGGGCCGTGGCCCCGGCCAGTCAGCTCACCCTGCGCGTAGACGCCAACGGGGCTTTCGGGCCAGATGAGGCCCTGGGCAAGCTCGAGCAGCTGGCCCGGTTTGAACTGCACTCCATCGAACAACCTATCCGGGCGGGCCAATGGGACGCCATGGCCGCCGTATGTCGGGCCTCACCTATTCCGGTGGCCCTGGACGAGGAGCTCATTGGCGTGATGGATGCTGGGCAACAGGAAGCGCTGCTCGACCATATCCGGCCCGCTTATATCATTCTCAAGCCCACGCTGCTGGGTGGCCTGGCCGCTTCCCGCCACTGGATAGATCTGGCCCAGGCCCGCGGCATTGCCTGGTGGCTTACTTCGGCTCTGGAATCCAATGTGGGACTGAACGCCATCAGCCAGTTTGCCGCCCGGTTTGCCCCGCCCGAATTTCCCCAGGGCCTCGGTACCGGCCAGCTGTATACCAACAATATAGCCGCGCCCCTGACCATTCAGCGCGGCCACCTGTACTACGAACCCGGCGGCTTCTGGGGCAGCTTGGAATAA
- a CDS encoding KGG domain-containing protein has protein sequence MNTNNSARGNSSQQGGRQAARSTTSKTTPAGKSLRGFAAMDPAEQRRIASEGGKASHESGRGHRFTSEEAREAGRKGAKLVADGATRAVPPDSFLLKYRRL, from the coding sequence ATGAATACGAACAACTCAGCCCGCGGCAACTCGTCGCAGCAAGGCGGCCGTCAAGCTGCCCGCAGCACCACTAGCAAAACTACACCAGCCGGCAAGAGCCTTCGTGGCTTTGCCGCCATGGATCCGGCCGAACAGCGCCGCATCGCCAGCGAGGGCGGTAAAGCCTCGCATGAAAGTGGCCGCGGCCACCGTTTTACTTCAGAGGAAGCCCGTGAAGCTGGCCGTAAGGGGGCCAAGCTAGTCGCGGACGGAGCAACCAGGGCGGTGCCACCCGATAGTTTCCTTCTGAAGTATCGACGACTTTAA
- the egtB gene encoding ergothioneine biosynthesis protein EgtB, producing the protein MTTSSLLPSPAAALGTDTFLARFRAVRHQTEALCRPLLPEDTVVQPVIDVSPPKWHLAHTTWFFETFLLSQYQPGYQVFHPDYAFLFNSYYNSLGSRVNRADRGTLSRPALHEVYAYRAHVDACMAELLQAGHELPAAFAEVMELGLQHEQQHQELLVTDIKYILSTSPLAPAYLPAATDAPEPTAAPLPAARWLPIPGGVYRIGYEGPGFCFDNEQAAHEVLVPDFVLQNRLVTNGEYLEFIQAGGYADFRYWLGEGWELVQQQQWQAPLYWVQRPEGWFRFTHHGLRPLELNAPVTHVSFYEADAYAHWQGARLPTEQEWEVAARRFRPEAAAGTFLESRSFDPQPLPADADPDQCHQLLGDAWEWTYSAYHPYPGYERARGRWASTTASLCSTSWCCAGAPAPRPKATSALPTATSSTPTSAGSLPASAWHAKLLACSSLSLPFPHVRVFRPYPFPVASSDLARHVAEGLSRFPKTLSSMYFYDDAGSELFQQIMALPEYYPTRTEFGLLTAHQVAIGQALRPADPAEPFFLLELGAGDGLKTKILLRHLLETGASFTYVPVDISAAALDGLVSSLQQELPALQVEPQVSDYATALTLMAARPGRKAVLFLGSNIGNFLPADRHSFLHELTRPLSANDRLLIGFDLQKDPRQIRAAYDDSQGVTAAFNLNLLTRLNRELDADFDLAHWQHYTDYDPLSGAIRSFLVSTRQQQVQLGRWGKALISRPGRLFTPKIPTSLPAASSSNWLPTRACRCSISLPTSTTISPMWYWRPGRKLRWF; encoded by the coding sequence ATGACAACCTCCTCTTTGCTTCCTTCCCCGGCCGCTGCCCTGGGCACCGATACGTTTCTGGCCCGCTTCCGCGCCGTCCGGCACCAGACGGAGGCCCTCTGCCGGCCCCTGCTGCCGGAAGACACGGTGGTGCAGCCCGTCATCGACGTGAGCCCGCCGAAATGGCACCTGGCCCACACCACCTGGTTTTTTGAAACGTTTCTGCTGAGCCAGTACCAGCCCGGCTACCAGGTTTTTCACCCCGACTACGCCTTTCTGTTCAACTCCTACTACAACTCGTTGGGCAGCCGCGTAAATCGGGCTGACCGGGGCACTTTGTCGCGCCCGGCCCTGCACGAGGTGTACGCCTACCGGGCCCACGTAGACGCTTGCATGGCCGAGCTGCTGCAGGCCGGCCACGAGCTGCCGGCCGCCTTTGCCGAGGTCATGGAGCTGGGGTTGCAGCACGAGCAGCAGCATCAGGAGCTGCTGGTAACCGACATCAAGTACATCTTGAGCACCAGTCCGCTGGCGCCGGCCTACCTGCCCGCGGCCACCGACGCGCCGGAGCCGACGGCCGCGCCCCTGCCAGCCGCCCGCTGGCTGCCCATTCCCGGCGGGGTGTACCGTATCGGCTACGAAGGCCCGGGCTTTTGCTTCGACAATGAGCAGGCCGCCCACGAGGTCCTAGTACCCGACTTTGTCCTGCAAAACCGCCTGGTGACCAACGGTGAATACTTGGAGTTTATCCAGGCCGGGGGCTACGCTGATTTTCGCTACTGGCTGGGCGAAGGCTGGGAGCTGGTGCAGCAACAGCAGTGGCAAGCCCCGCTCTACTGGGTGCAGCGACCCGAGGGGTGGTTCCGGTTTACCCACCACGGCCTGCGCCCCCTCGAGTTGAACGCCCCGGTTACCCACGTCAGCTTTTACGAGGCCGATGCCTACGCCCACTGGCAGGGAGCCCGCCTGCCCACCGAGCAGGAATGGGAAGTAGCCGCCCGCCGCTTCCGGCCCGAGGCCGCTGCTGGCACCTTCCTGGAAAGCCGCAGCTTTGACCCCCAGCCCCTGCCGGCCGATGCCGACCCCGACCAGTGCCACCAGCTGCTCGGCGACGCCTGGGAATGGACCTATTCGGCCTACCATCCGTATCCGGGCTACGAGCGGGCCCGGGGGCGCTGGGCGAGTACAACGGCAAGTTTATGCTCAACCAGCTGGTGCTGCGCGGGGGCTCCTGCGCCACGCCCGAAAGCCACATCCGCCTTACCTACCGCAACTTCTTCCACGCCGACAAGCGCTGGCAGTTTACCGGCATCCGCCTGGCACGCTAAGCTCTTAGCCTGCTCTTCTCTCTCACTCCCCTTTCCGCATGTCCGCGTCTTCCGCCCCTACCCTTTCCCCGTTGCTTCCTCCGATTTGGCCCGCCACGTGGCCGAAGGCCTGAGCCGCTTCCCCAAAACCCTGTCGTCGATGTACTTTTACGACGACGCGGGCAGTGAGCTGTTCCAGCAGATTATGGCTCTGCCCGAGTACTATCCCACCCGCACCGAGTTCGGGCTGCTGACGGCCCACCAGGTGGCCATTGGGCAGGCCCTGCGCCCCGCCGACCCGGCCGAGCCGTTCTTTCTGCTGGAGCTGGGAGCCGGCGACGGGCTCAAAACCAAGATCTTGCTGCGTCACCTGCTCGAAACCGGCGCCAGCTTCACCTACGTACCGGTGGATATTTCCGCCGCGGCCCTCGATGGGCTGGTCAGTAGTCTGCAGCAGGAGCTGCCGGCCCTGCAGGTCGAGCCCCAGGTGTCAGACTACGCCACGGCCCTCACGCTGATGGCCGCGCGGCCGGGGCGTAAGGCCGTGCTGTTTCTGGGCTCCAATATTGGCAACTTTCTACCCGCCGACCGCCACAGCTTTCTGCACGAGCTGACCCGGCCTCTGTCGGCCAACGACCGGCTGCTTATCGGTTTCGACCTGCAGAAAGACCCGCGCCAGATTCGGGCTGCCTATGACGACTCCCAGGGCGTAACGGCGGCCTTCAACCTGAACCTGCTCACCCGCCTGAACCGGGAACTGGACGCCGACTTTGACCTGGCTCACTGGCAGCACTACACCGACTACGACCCGCTGAGCGGGGCCATTCGCTCGTTTCTGGTCAGTACCCGGCAGCAGCAGGTGCAGTTGGGGCGCTGGGGCAAAGCGTTGATTTCGAGGCCTGGGAGGTTATTCACACCGAAAATTCCTACAAGTTTACCCGCCGCCTCATCGAGCAACTGGCTTCCGACGCGGGCCTGCAGGTGCAGCATTTCTTTACCGACGAGCACGACTATTTCGCCGATGTGGTATTGGCGCCCCGGGCGTAAGTTGCGGTGGTTCTGA
- a CDS encoding pyridoxal phosphate-dependent aminotransferase, translated as MEKAGGTLRTLPLDPATDYAWQPEQLQAALTEQTRILLLSNPNNPTGRVYSRAEWEALLQITRQWPRLLVVSDEIYDGINFGPEPVTSLLALPDPHQQHVVVSGYSKSLALIGWSVGYLVAPAPLLEAAKAWQFSTSAAVAALSQAAAQAATEQADEISQQLCAGLQANREIMRQWLAALPLPQPPLPSGTYYTFPDFRAFLQPGLLPTAASAALTEQLRMGGVEVVDGASCDAPGFFRLSYAVPEPLLREALRRMQAVLLGP; from the coding sequence GTGGAAAAGGCTGGCGGCACGCTGCGCACCCTGCCGCTCGACCCGGCCACCGACTACGCCTGGCAACCCGAGCAGCTGCAGGCGGCCCTCACTGAGCAAACTCGGATTCTGCTGCTGAGCAACCCCAACAATCCTACCGGCCGCGTGTACAGCCGCGCGGAGTGGGAAGCCCTGCTGCAGATTACCCGGCAGTGGCCCCGGCTCCTGGTCGTGTCCGACGAGATTTACGACGGCATTAACTTCGGCCCCGAGCCGGTGACCTCCCTGCTGGCGCTGCCCGACCCGCACCAGCAGCACGTGGTAGTCAGCGGCTATTCGAAGTCTTTGGCGTTGATTGGCTGGAGCGTGGGTTACCTGGTAGCTCCGGCGCCGCTGCTGGAAGCTGCCAAGGCTTGGCAGTTTAGCACTAGCGCGGCAGTGGCGGCTTTGTCGCAGGCGGCGGCGCAGGCGGCCACTGAGCAGGCTGACGAAATTAGCCAGCAACTGTGCGCAGGCTTGCAGGCCAACCGGGAAATCATGCGGCAGTGGCTGGCCGCGCTACCTCTGCCTCAGCCGCCGCTTCCCTCGGGTACTTACTACACCTTCCCCGATTTCCGGGCCTTTCTGCAACCCGGCTTGCTGCCCACTGCCGCTTCGGCGGCGCTAACCGAGCAGTTGCGGATGGGAGGCGTGGAGGTGGTAGATGGGGCCAGCTGTGATGCGCCGGGTTTTTTCCGCCTGTCGTATGCCGTGCCGGAGCCCTTGCTGCGGGAGGCGCTGCGGCGCATGCAGGCAGTACTGCTGGGGCCTTAG